In the genome of Silurus meridionalis isolate SWU-2019-XX chromosome 17, ASM1480568v1, whole genome shotgun sequence, the window tgatgatccccaagacgtttgggaaaatactctgtggactgacgagacaaaagtttaactttttgtaaagtgtgtgtccaattacgtctggtgtaaaagtaacaccgcatttcagaaaaagaaattcatatcaacagtaaaatatggtggtggtagtgtaatGGTCTGgagctgttttgctgcttcaggacctagaagacttgctgtgataaatggaaccatgaattctgctgtttaacAAAAAATCCTGACAGAAAAAGTCCGGCCAactgtttgtgacctcaagctgaagcaaacctgggttctgcagcaggacaatgatgcCAAATGCCAAAACataccagcaagtccacctctgaatgtctgaagaaaaacaaaatgaagactttggagtggcctcgtcaaagtcctgacctgaatcctattaaaatgctgtggcatgaccttaaaaaggtgtTTTATGCTCGAAAACCCCTTTAATGTGGTTGAATTACAacaaattcctccacagcgctatAACAGGCTcactgcaagttatcgcaaacgcttgattgcagttgttgctgctaagtgTGGCCCACTTTTTCaaacagggccatgtagttttggatttagtttcccctcaataataaaaaccttcatttaaccttcacttgtgttatattttactaatatttaaattattttgttgatttgaaacattaaagtgtgacaaacatgcaaaaaaaaaaaagaaatcaggaagggggcaaacacttatTCACAGCATTGTATTAGGCAGGTTTTAACCTTATAGCTGTTTGGAGTATTTGGCAGCTCATCTGTCATCGACATGAAAGTGTTTATGTGAAGAACTAACCCACAGTACCTTCTTGCAGATCCCACCATGTCACTAATACATACTTGTGAGCATGTCACAGGTAGCTATGATTATACCTGGAATGCTTGGGACAACTGGAATgtctccatttttcattctttcattgcccaaacactttttttttttaattgctttttcaCTTGCTGTCTTGAACAGACATGCACCCAACCACAAACGTCTCAGCTTCTATGCCACTTCCTCCATCAAACCTAAACGGCTTTAAACTCCACCCGCTTTAATTATGCTGCGTCCTAAATCCCTCAGATCAGTTCTGTCAATTTATTAGTATACATGTCACTTTCCATTATCGTCCCAATGAACCACACTTACTGGATTACAAAACTCCATTTTTCTCATAATTGCTATACTCCGAGCCAAAAACCTTGCTTTTTGTATGCTTTCAGAAAATTTTACACGTTCATTCCAGTTCCTATTGAGAAGGATATATTACAGAGGTATTTTCCAAAATGCACACTACCTCTTTTTCACTACCATGAATATTACACTACCCACATGTGTGAACTCAGTTTCATGACTCCACCCTGTTAATCAAAACCTtgcagcttttttcttttttgtgactATACTTAATTTGATCTTTGAACAACAATGAGCCTCTTGTTGAAGACACAGTGCAACCAACAAGGAAGTAAAACGTTCTCTTTGATATGGATAGATTTAAATTTCTATATTTAAATTTGCACCAACTGTCATTTTGGGAGTAAATTTGCTCAGGTACATGAACAAAATCTCTTTACAGTCTTCCATTATTCGGTATATCCTTAAAGAATACCCAGAATTGCTCTCATAAAGAGTGTTAAACATGTTCACAAGCAAAGGAATGGACAGATTTTtgataacaaaacaacaaaaaagtcatACGATTGTACTCACTGGCTGctctttcatttattattgcTTTCAAGATGTTAAAACGAGCAGCAGAAACATTTTTATGGTACTTTTTAGAAAtcatgagtttgaatcccaaAATTTTCACATCTCCATCCTGGATAAAACGAGGCACGTGGTGAGAAGCTTCCCAGCAGTCCATCTCAGTGCGTCACACGCACATTttcacaaactcattcacacAACAGGGGCGATTTGATTTGAGaatcatttgaatgtttttaggAACTGGAAGGTGAATGGAGGAAACTGGAGACCAGATAGAACATTTGAAATTCCGCAAACAGTAACTGAGCTGTGAGGCCACTTGTGTGTTTCATGTGAAAAGTTTGAAGAAGcaagtgattattattattatagtgaaatGATTTGTAAAGTGAAATCAATCACAATAATGATaactaaaagaaaatacatagcCATACATACAGCCTTACCTATGGAACGTGCATCCTTTGTATCCAATCGGGACGCCGTCTTTCCTGTAGGAGACGATTTGCATGATGCAAATGAGGGTAATAGGTCGAAGGAACACAAACAAGTTAAAAAACAGGTTCCTAGTCAGACTAAATCAAATACCAAATGAGTTAGTTAACATCTGAGCTTTACTGCGTTAGTCGAAATCGATGAAGCAAAATTTTTGCAGAAAGTGTGTCAGGAAATTCAATGTCGCTTCAATATGGTCTAAAACATGGGTCACCAAATGTCGCCCATGCGGgccttttataaaaatagtttaccatagcgccacttaccagtgagctgcatctaatatttattgttgctattctttttttaaatcacacgtgtgtaaatttgaaaatgacaatattaaaatatagatgactagatatagatgaatataattaatgattaataacAACATAGAATTAagggtaaattgagcaaatttgttattttagaagtgtgtatcaaactggtagcccttcacattaatcggtacccaagaagtagctctcagtttcaaaagggttggtgacccctggtctaaaaTAACACCAATTCTTAGTAGAGTTCTCCTGAGACCAAGTACAAAGCAATTAGACCTGGTTACCTGAATTCCCCTGTGCAGAACTGCctgcaagacaatacacaagagcattatgtgaagaaaaaaaaacacaccgaccgactgacacacacacacacacacacacacacacacacacacacacacacacacacacacacacacacacacacacacacacacgggtttACAAACTAACTGTCAATTAGAAAAAATACTTCTCTAATAGTAAAGAgcttaagaaataaatgaatttctatttatattctatttctaagTTAAAAATGGTTCTCAATTACTGAAATCTTCCTGAACAGCAGTAGTTCAGTAGCAGCagtgtaatgcaaaaaaatcatCTATATAACATGCCAAGACCCTTTTTAAATAATCACATCAAAAGGTGATCACATCGACTTTTTTTCAACCATTGATTAACGATTTCTGACCAAGTGATCATCGACTAACCCAGATGGTGACCAATGCAggctcagattcctgttcttggctaaCAGGAGTGGAACCCTAGGTAATTTTTTGCTAGTGTAGTCCATCTGCCTTAAGGTACTATGTGTTGTGCATACATTCTTTTTACATGGTTTTATAGTATGGTTGTTTGAGTTACTGATGCCTTCCTGTCAGCTTGAAACTGTCTGAACATTCTCACCAATAAAGTAGAACTGCCTGCAGACCCACCACTCAATAGATGTTTTTTGCTTTCTGCACAGTTGTGTTTAAACTCTGATTTGTATGAAAATTTTAGTTTCCACTGATCGTTTCCACGTGATTAGCTAATTGGATAATTGCACGGAATCATAATTTTTATGCTTGATTCATACATTGTGAAATCAGTACTAAGCAAAATATTCGTGATTTGCTTCCtgaatttacattaatttcCCTGAGGGAGTAGGTGGAGTATAAGGTGTGTACTGCATACTACATTAACCTATGACTAATAAACAGACTGCACACAGAACATGTATATCCTGAATAAACTTGTGAACCCAGTTGTGTCAGCTCTGCTGTAAACCTGTGATTAAATCGCTTAACATACCGAAAATTCTCAGCAGTCTTAGGAACAACATCTGCAAACAGCTCAATCTTCATTCTTCCTACATCCTGTAAAAACAAACGTGAGTCAGGTTTAAACCGagccacacatacacattggGATTACTGTTAATTGTAGTTGGGAAATTGTCACTATGTGATAAAGATGTTAAACTTCTTGTCGGAAGGTTGCAAGTTTAATCTCAGCACCATCAAGCTTCAGCTTAACcctaaactgctcagttgtataaataaaatcattgtgAGTTGCTTTAAAATGGggcatctgtcaaatgccatgaatgcaaatgtaaatggtgCTGCCATTGTAGGTTGAATAAGGGCATGTTCTTTGGCCTACACACTCCCATCAATTAAAACTAGACCAAGACAAGCACAAGTCCCACAGTGTCATTGAGCCGTGTGGGCTTGAGTGGGGACAGTCGGCACGGTCATGCAAAAGGACTTATTTGTCTGTGAAGATTGAAAGTACACGTAAGTACTACAGCAAGATCAGAGATTCACTAGAGTACAGAGAATGTTTTAGAATAAGCTAAGGAGAGAAAACAGACCATCAAGTAAATGCTGATAAATGCATTTATCTCATCTTTAAAGCACTGCACATGGGTAAACCCAGGTAAGCtagatcttcttcttctatgTATATTTGTCAATGTAAGTGTAAATGCTGTAGAATTATCTGTTCTACATAAGTTATAATTTAAGTTAGTAATCACTAAGTGAGAAGTGAATGCACTGCCCCCCACAATTCCccaacatctaaaaaaaaaaatggtgaccGCATTTGTGTGTGAGACCATATTTTTAGTGTTACTATATGACAGATGTTTTACAATACGCCACAAAACATCGGTCATACAGCAACAAAATATTGCTCAATCAAAAGATGTAAGTTGTAATtcaatgaaaattaaaatgttgtcaATAAGGACATTAAGTCCATCATCACTTGTTGACAATTTCAGTCTTCGCAAAACTGTTGGAAGTCAcaaatttttatattctatcACTCAATCTAGGAGACCAAAAACCTTTCCAGTTTGGCAAAAACCctatacacaaagccagctccatgaagatatggtttacatggtttggagtggaagatcttgagtgccctgctatagagccctgacctctaccccactgaacatctttgggatgaattgactGCACCCAAGGTCTCCTCACAGAAAAACACATCCAAGTCATATGattagatgtccacaaactgtaaatatatgataatttgatacagtaatcccccatttaTCGTTGTGGTTTCGTTCCAAAACACTAAAAGATGCCACCccaaaaaggatttttttatttagtgtactatatatatatatatatatatatatatatatatatatatatatatatatatatatatatatatatatatatatatatatatatatatatatatatatatatataataattttgtgtACACTATCACATTTACAGTTCTGCAGTAGCGTAGCCTATGTGTAGTTTCTCttcttgtttattggttgaagtgtcttATATGTCAAAAAAGGGGCGGAGTAAAGATACACGTcaccacattttttactttctgtactttataaacatttgacttcattttaaaattaatccttatatttttattaataaatgtcattatttcaacataaaactccataaaaactattccctataagttttttggtctatcgtgctgtCCGTgagagactgggaaaatcagccaaacaaatgatttatgtggcaaatgtaagtccgcgataaaccgggggtgcgagattcgaaccgcggtaaagcgggggatttcTGTATATCACTGATATTTGCaagcaaaaaattaataaataaataaaacttttcatACAGTGAAAGAGAACTGCATATATAGAACAGTAAGACTATCCAAATGAAGGACTCGCTGATGGCTGGATTAGACAAAGCTGTACAAACCAACATGTACAAACACAAGAGAATgtaatgctttatttaaaaacttgttAATTTGTAAACAAACTGGAATTGGTGTAAAAGTGGTAACAGCGACTTTGGAGGACAAAAACACCTGCTGTAGCAAAAACAGCTGAACAAACAGCGAGAACATTCCTCTTAACTAAATGTTTGCTTCGTTTTTGTGAAAGCCTGCAAACACCACACAAAGATGCAACTGCTTAAGGCATTAATTATGCCTCTATTTATTCCAGCAAACTGTTTCGATGCCTGCAGCTGCAATTCAAACGAAACCTTTGACACCTTGTTGCTCACTCCGGCGCTATTTTAGCGCCGATCTTAGTCTACACCAGGGGTCACTAACATGGTGCCTGCGAGCACCAGGTCACCCACCAGGTCAGGCCTTTTCtgaaaatagctcaccatagtgccacttaccagtgagctgcatttaattttttttctttttaatcacacttgcattggtatacatttatatatagttatataagtttatataagttatataaataaagttttgcatattgatatttatctgtTACCTACcatgttaaatcattgttgataattattgtgagaaatcattaacatgatcagtgtctttacatagatgaatatcattcattattaataataacatacaattaaagataaattaagcatgtttgttatttcagaagtgtgtaataaactggtagcccttcacttTAATCGGTACAAAAAAAGTAGCTCAGTTTCAAAacggttggtgacccctgatctacacACTCCAACACGAACTGATTCTAGATCAGAAGAAACGAGTAGCGGCAGAATTATTTAGCCGTGTGCACTCAGCAAGGGGCAGTCTGTTCAGTCTTTTACACAGATCCATTTACACAAAAGCGTTAATATAATATCACTAAGTGCGTGGAAATAAACCAAGAAATTCACCCCAACAGAGAATCTCAGAGCTGAAATCACTTCTACTCGATAAAGAGTGAGATTCAAGCACGATATGCTAATGTACTAATTAAAAGCAGATTTGGGAGTGTCTGCGGTCATGTACAGATTCACACAGACTTGAATGAAATACGCAATCTCCTAGCATTTGAAGATTTGATTACGCCTACACATAGCCTTAATAAATCGCAAGAttatataaagtttattttacTCATCCAGCATCTGACAGTTAATGACTTATTCAGGAGTTCTGCCTGCTCTTCCAAATAATACCACACGCTTTCCATAGAATCAAGGTCTTTTTTTCAAACCTATTAAAATGGTGTAGGGTTCACACCAAAGTCACACCCAAAGCATTCTGTAGTTATAATCTGGAAATATGACAGCGTTAGTCAACCTGAGGCAACCTCGCGTTCGGACTAGCGGGATATATGTTAAGCTTATTTTAGTCCAAGTGCACAACCTGTTGGTGTTGTAAATAAGGTGAGTCAGGGAGCGCACTCATGCACAGTCATGTCAACATTAGGATATATGGATGACAACATGATTTCTTCAGCTGCTCTATAGACTTTACCATTGAGAAAATCTATCATTAATTTGACCTGCACTTGGACAAGTTGTCAGATCGATCCATTCACTAGTTGCTACtagttttcatttttatcaaGGAGAAAAACCTTTATTAACCCAAAGTGTGAATTTTAGAGAAAAACCCATGAATTACTAAGTGCTCTTCAATGGCGTTCAATCTTTATCCTCTAAtaaagttgtgttttttttgtttagttttttttaagttctagTGACACGTTGGTCTTATTCTGACCTCGGTTAAGAATGACATCGGACTATACGGTGAAAGGGGCGTCAGTGAAAATGATCTCTATGTAAAGAGGGTTTGCCACTGCACAATTAAGTCGTTTGGCTTTTCCGTGCTTTCCTGCTTTGTATATCTAGATGATATGGCCAACAGTTCAAGTTCCAAACACCCCAAAACCTGTTTCTCATGATATCAAAATAGCACAGTCTTTGAGGTAACACAAAGCAACTGCATCTTCGCAAACCTGTTTTGCATTCTGAGCCCAACGTCTGTCTTCACTACCTCTACACTGGATTTCTCATCACATACAATTACTATAATTGAACACTGTATGACAAAAGTATCACAGTCAGCAGccattaaaatatttgatattattatagCCTGTAAAACCAGCGTTAAACGACATGAACAAAACAGATGAAACTAGAATCTAGTCAGTCATGAAACTCAGCACTAAATGGACATATTTGCTCCAGCGTGGACCTTTTCTGCACGTTTCGCTGTTCTCACATCCATGCGTTTCTATGACTGGTGTTTTATAGcctataaaatgaataattccATTACTTCAATTTCAACCTCATATTTATTGCACTGCAGCTCAATGATGTTCAATGTTTTCTCctaatgtatgtttgtttactCTTGCTCTTTCTCAGTCTATGCACCATGGGCCGGTTAGTAATGACATGTTTTTCTTTggtatactgtgtatgtgtaaaacaaaaaccaaGCTTAATATTcgatgcataaaaaaaaaaaaaaatgataataataatagcagtcCGGAGCATTCTGCTGCACAGGATGTAAGTATTAGTAATATTTAAGAGTATAACTTGTGTACAAAACAATATTtctctaattttttttcttaaagtctCCAATTTACTTTGAGGCCATGAAAAGAAATTCACACCTAGGGGAGAATGATTTAAAGGTCTGGTTTCAGTCACGTTCAGGTCgaggagttttttttccccctcaccaCTTTTGTTCTGTAAGTTTCCAGAACAACCTGTTTTAACTTAATctgttaatattataattagaaTTCGTCTacatttatttgtgtgcatCTTTCAATATTTGTATGCCTTTAATTAGTGGACGCACTGGTTGTTGTTCGTCCGATTTAACTTTCTTTTTAGAAGATATTTTTGCATTTCAGCAGTGCTTTATTTGCATATGATCCTTCCACTGATGAACATTCAAAATAACTCTTGCCACAGGTaacaacagaaacagaaaagaaaggaaaaaaatgttctaATGCACATACAGTTGCTATAACATAATTCCTAGAATTCCCTTTTGggcattgtttattttttccatatGGAGTCTGTAACCCTGGTTGCAAAAGCTATGTTAAAGAAACAGGAGAGGTGTTACTTTAGGACCCAGTGAAGCCACACAATGACAGGTGTGGTGAGAAGCAGTTGTGTGCTTTGGATTACAGGTGGAACAGGCTGGGTAGAGCTAAAGGAAGGAGTGTCTGCGCTAAACAACTCACAACGCGGCTCAGTTGAAGAACACTTCAGTCACGTCCAACCAACATGCTTCAATATTGATGGGGTAGGAAGCTCAATATCTTCAGCAGAAGGAGACAACTGCGAAACAAAAGCTTTAAGGTAAAGAGCACAAATGCTATGCACTATTCACTTCATTCTCTGTaggaatctttctttttttaacacgtATATATTCAAGATTTTATCTGATTCCATTTGACTGAGAAAGTGTAGAGTACGTAGATATATTTTGGAAATAGGTTACCAAAAATATCGCTAATGCATTGGTTGatttttatatctattatttgcatgaaaataatttgcaaaaaaaaaaaaaaaaaaaaagacttttgttTTGAATGATTATCTGAAATGCCAGAATTTGATCAAACGAGTACaagaatttattcattaaaaaaataagtccATAGTCCCTTTCATTTCATCTCAATCAGCAAGAATTTTGGGCAAAGTACACTGTGAAACATTACATATTATTTCCCCAAGATAAGCATATGCAGATAATGCAATCATGTTTAGGCACATGTTGAATCCATTTGCACAATCTAAGCCCCAAACTACATGAATATGTTGTGACGACTGGCAAAAGAATGAGCGGAAAACCAGAGACAGTTTAGAGAACCGGTTGCACGAGGATATAATTTCCTACAGAATTGCATGGATATGTTTGGGTGCAGTGAGCCTCTTTGCCTGCCTGTTAGCTAACTCTTAATAGTGTTTACACAACAAACCGTTTTTGATGGTGAACGCTTGCTGCTCTACACAAATGGGTCTAGAAATCAGGAGCTACAATATCACCAAAGACAACTATGAATACAGGCAAAGAAATGACCATGGCAAGAACATACTGAACACAATTGCTTACtcatgttttgctttattttgtaaTCGGAGTAAATGGCACCGGATAGCGTGACAGGGTAAGATCATGCATGATTAAACCGTTACAAGCCGCGTCTGCATCATTTTGATAGGCAGAGCTCAGCCTTGCCTTGATTGGTTTCACAAGTTCGCTTCAAATAACTAATACTCTTCTGACCATCATTTATCCACCAGAGTGTGCATCCAAAATGGCCCAAGCTGATGCTACAACGCTGGACTACTATTTCCCAGGGCACATGATGGCAGTGCTCGAGGAAGAAAATGAAACCTGCACAGAAGATTCGACCCTGCAGTACTTGCTGCTCCTTCTTTCCAAAGTGGCTCTGAACACGCTAGTCTTATCCTTCTGGTTGGGGAGCATTCCAAAGACACTCCTTGGTATTTTCAGCATCTCCATATACCTGGCGGATCTCTTGCTAATCTGCTCCATCTCCTGGGCATGGTTGTTCCTGGAGAACAATGACACCCATGAAGTTGTATGCTTCAGTCTTTCCCACAGTGCCACAGTTTACTCCTTGCTACCCCTGCCTGTCCTTCTAGCAGGAGCCTTAGACTGTGTTTTCCAGCAACATGTAGGCTTTGGTAAGAAGTCATTAGCCAGGACTGTTGTCCATTGCATGGCAGTACTGCTGATGTGGACACTGGCTTGCTTTTACTCTTCCTGCTACACAAAAACAGACCTGCTGACTATCCAGTATAAAGAAGGTGTCAAGGCTTTTGGGTGTTCTGTACAAGGATCTGTAGCAGTCAATAACTTCAGTTTAAATCTGTTCTTCATAGTAGGCTTTGTACTTCTGTTTCACTGCACAAAACTTCCACGCTGGGTTCGCCTGGCTAACAGACTATCGAAACATTGGTCCGGCTCACTTTCTATGAGTGATCTGGTCTTTTCTAAGAATCTGGAAAAACTTGAATCAGGAGCTGTCGACGCAACGCACAATGATAACCAGCAGGATCGGCCTCCTCTCATTATCAGCCTTGTTCTGTGCTTTGCTCTGAACTGGATTCCTTACCTGCTGATGAGCACGGTCTGTGATATCATGGGATTCGCAGTGCCAGCTTACGTAAGCGTCAATCTCCTCTGGACCGCCTGCGCCAACAGCTTACTGGTTGGCGTGGCTTTCTGGTACAGAAGCAATAAGCATGGACCTTACTGCACACTGCCAGATGACATCTGTCCATGGTGCTTTTACTGGTATTTGAGTGAAGAAAATTGTCAGTTTACAGTCAGTACTGAACTCCATGATGGAAAGACTGAGGATTCTCCAATTCTCCAGACTCTAAAATAATTAATACCAGTAAAGATACTGTTTCAAAAGTTTACTTGTCTGATCCGGTCTGGCACAAAACTTATGTTACATCATACCTTGCACAGTCTGGGCAGAAAAATTGTTGCTGAATCTGGCAAAGAAGAaggttttttttcaaaatagtgggttatttactgtatattt includes:
- the si:dkeyp-100a1.6 gene encoding probable G-protein coupled receptor 160; amino-acid sequence: MAQADATTLDYYFPGHMMAVLEEENETCTEDSTLQYLLLLLSKVALNTLVLSFWLGSIPKTLLGIFSISIYLADLLLICSISWAWLFLENNDTHEVVCFSLSHSATVYSLLPLPVLLAGALDCVFQQHVGFGKKSLARTVVHCMAVLLMWTLACFYSSCYTKTDLLTIQYKEGVKAFGCSVQGSVAVNNFSLNLFFIVGFVLLFHCTKLPRWVRLANRLSKHWSGSLSMSDLVFSKNLEKLESGAVDATHNDNQQDRPPLIISLVLCFALNWIPYLLMSTVCDIMGFAVPAYVSVNLLWTACANSLLVGVAFWYRSNKHGPYCTLPDDICPWCFYWYLSEENCQFTVSTELHDGKTEDSPILQTLK